CTCATCGCCACCCAGCAACTGCAGGCGGGCGACACCGTGGGCTATGGCTCGCGCTTCACGGCCGATGGCCCGCTCACCATCGGCATCGCCGCCTGTGGCTACGCGGATGGCTACCCCCGCCACTGCGACACCGGCACGCCGGTGCTGGTGAATGGCGTGCGCACGCGCCTGGTGGGGCGGGTGAGCATGGACATGGTGACCGTGGACCTCACGCCGCTGCAGCAGGCCGGTGTGGACGTGGGCTTTGGCAGCGAGGTCACGCTCTGGGGCCGCGCCAGCAATGGCGTGGTGTTGTCCATCGACGAAGTGGCGCAGGCAGCAGGTACCGTGGGCTACGAGCTGATGTGCGCCCTGGCGCAGCGCGTGCCGGTGGTGGTGGACGGCGGGGCCTGAAGCCCCCTCATTGGCGTGCGGCAGGGCGCGGTTCGCGCACAAGTTCACGCCGCAGGGCCCGCCGGTGTGGGGCGCGGCCTGAAACTGGTGTGAAATGGCGCCGTCTGTTTGCCACCGCGCGCAGCGCGCTCCTTCCATGGCCACACCCCGCAGCAACCCCTCCGGTTCCAAGAAAAAAAGCAGCTCTACCTGGCGCTCGGTGCGCATGCCACACCACGGCACGGTGGCGCGCACCCTGCAGCAGCGCTACAGCCTGCGCTGGCACGGGTTGCTGATCGGCAGCTTCACGCTGCTGCTGATGTGGGCCACCTCGCACCTGCAGATGGTGCTGGGCGTGGAGTCACTGGCACTGCGGTACTTGATCACGTTGTCGGTGGGCTACATCGGCTATCTGCTGGTGCTGCGCGCGTGGGCAGCGCGGCTGGTGCGACGGGATGGGCCGTCGGGCGATGGCAGTGTGGACCTGCCCGACATCTCCTGGCCCAGCGGCAACGGCCCCTCCGGGGGCGGCCAGGTGCCCCTGCCGCGCACCGGTGGGGGCGACTTTGGCGGCGGTGGCGCATCGGGGGACTTTGCGGGCGGGTGGACACAAGGCCTGTCCAGCGGGGGCTCCAGCAGCGACTCCAGTGTGCTGGGCGACATTGCCGGGGGCGCGGCCGATGCGCTAGGCAGCGCCGATGAGGGCGCAGTGGTGGTCGTGCCCGTGGTGGCCATCTTTCTCATTGGCGCGGCGCTGATCCTGGGCGCGGGCTCGCTCGCCATGCTGTTCTTTGGCTGGGATGTGCTGCTCACCGTGGCGGTGGAGATTGCCTTCTCGGTGGCCACGGCCCGCGCCGCCGTGGGGGTGGAGCGCGAGGGCTGGCTCAGCGCCGCCGTGCGCTTGACCTGGAAGCCGCTGCTGGGCGCGCTGATTTGCGCCGTGCTGCTGGGCGCCACCATCGACCATTTCCTGCCCCATGTGCATTCGCTGCCCGAGGCGCTGCGCGTGATCCAGGGGCGGTGATTTGCTCTCTATTTGATAGCTGCTAGGGCATATTGCACTAGCGCTGGGGGCAAAAATCCCTTCAAAAAGCGTCGGAAGAGCCTCCGAGGGGCCCCTACCGGGAGGACCGGCCCTTGCCGTGGCCGCAGTCCTCGCCAGTCTCCAGGGGCGGCAGCGCATCCAGGTTGCCCCGCACCCGCGCCAACAGGGTCAGCAACTGCGCCTGCGTGTCGTCGTCGCAGCCCGCCAGCACCTGGGCCGACAGGGTCTGCCGCGCGGCCTGCAGCGCCTGGTACAGCGCCTGGCCTTCGGCGCTCAGCGTGAGGCACAGGCTGCGCCGGTCCTCGGCGTGGGGTTGGCGCTCCAGCCAGCCCTTGTCCTGCAACAGGCCCAGCATGCGTGCCACCTGGGCCTTGTCGGCGCCGCTGTGGCGCACCAGCTCTTTCTGCGTGGCGCCGGGGTGGCGGCCAATGAAGTTCAGCGCGCGCACCTCGTTGAAGGTCAGGTCCGGGTGCACGGAGGTCATGGCGCGCACCATGCGCGCCCGGTAGGCGTGCATCAGGTCGTGCAGGGCTTCAAACACATCGGGGCGGGCGAGTGGGGGCATGGCGCGGCTATCGGTTGACAAAGTCAACTGAATGGTGGATGATTTCGTTGATTAAATCAACATTTTACGCCATGAACGCACCTCTGCCCCTGGCCGCCACGGCCCCCTCCCTCGCCATCGAGCGCATCCGCCACCCCTTGCAGGGCCGCCACCTCCAGGTGGTGCGCCGCACCCAGGTCAGCCCCGGCTTTGTGCGGCTGACCCTGGCCGGCCCCGAGCTGGCGGGGTTTGTGACCGCCGGGTTTGACGACCACCTCAAGCTCATCCTTCCTGCGCCCGGGCAGGATCGCCCCACCTTGCCCACGCTGCAGGACGGCCGCCCCGTGTTTGACGGCCCCCGCCCCGTGCTGCGCGACTACACCCCCGCGCGTTTTGACGCCGCTGCGGGCGAGCTGGACATCGAAGTGGCCCTGCACGACGCGGGCCCCGCCACCGACTGGGCCGCCAGCGCATCCGTCGGCCAGTGGGTGGGCATTGCCGGGCCGCGCGGCAGCATGGTGGTGCCCACGGGCTTTGACTGGCACTGGCTGCTGGGCGACGAAACCGCGCTGCCCGCCATCGCCCGCCGTCTGGCCGAGCTGCCCGCCAGCGCGGTGGCCACCGTGCGCATCCAGCTGAACAACCCGGCCGACCAGCGGGTGTTGGCGAGTGCGGCGCAGGTGGATCTGCAGTGGGTGAGCGCGCTGCCTGCCGCTGTGGAGGCTCTGTCGCTGCCGCCCGGCGCGGGCTTTGTCTGGGCCGCGGGCGAACACAGCGACATGGCCGCCGTGCGCCGCGCCATGCTGGCCAAGCCGGGCGTGGACCCGAAGCGCATGCGCATCTCTGCCTACTGGAAGCGTGGCGCGGCGGACCACCACGAGGACCTGGTCAGCGCAGCAGGGTAAGCGCCGCCGCCCGCTGTACCGCCTGTGTGACGTGCTGCAGCGCCTGCACATTCAGGCGCCAGCACTGCCAGTACAGCGGTACATCCACGGGCTTGTTCGCAATCAGCTCGACCAGGGCGCCGCTCTTCAGGTCGTCCTCCACCAGCGGGTCGGGCGTCATGCCCCAGCCCAGGCTGGCGCGCGTGGCTTTGACGAAGGCGTGCGCCTCAGGTAGCCAGTGCACGGGTGGCGCCAGCTTGCGGCGCGTGATGCGGCCCACAAAACGCGCCTGCAGCGCATCCTTGCGGTTGAACACCAGCATGGGGGCCTGCGCCAGCGTGGTGGCGTTCACCCCTTGGGCAAAGTGGCGCTCCATGAACGCAGGGCTTGCGAGCGCGCGGTAGCGCAGCGTGCCCAGCGGCAGCACCTGGCAGCCCTGCACGGGCTGCGGGTCGGCCGTCACGGCGGCCATCACGCGGCCCTCGCGCAGCAGGTTGGCCGAATGGTCCTGGTCTTCCACATGGATGTCGAAGGTGATGGCCTGCCCCTCGGCCGCCTGCGCCATGGCGTGGGGGAACCAGGTGGCCAGCGAGTCGGCATTCACGCCAATCGCCAGCCGCGTGGTGCTGTGCTGCCCGCCGCCAATGGTGGCCAGCGCATCGGCCTCGCTCAGCGCCACCTCGCGCGCATGGCGGTACAGCGCCTGGCCCGCCTCGGTGGGCGTGCAGGGGGTGGCGCGGCGCACCAGCACCTGGCCCACGCGCTCTTCCAGCAGCTTGATGCGCTGCGACACCGCCGAGCGCGTGACATGCAGCACCGCCGCCGCGCGCTCGAAGCTGCCCTCATCGATCACCGTGGCAAACGCGTTGAGCTGGGCGGAGTCGAGTTGCATAGATGGTTAGTTATTCTGACGGATCGTTAAAAAGTATAGCTGGCGTCAACGCAGGCCCTTGGCCAGAATCTGTGCCCATGGTCTCCACTGCCTTCGTTCACGGTTTCACATCCACCGCCATGCTCATCATGGCCATTGGCGCGCAAAACGCATTTGTGCTGCGCCAGGGCCTGCGGCGCGAGCATGTGATGCCCGTGGTGCTGGTGTGCGCGTTGTCGGACGCGGTGCTGCTGCAGGTGGGTGTGTGGGGCATGGGTGGCGTGTTGCTGGCCCGGCCCGAATGGGCGCAGTTCATGCGCTGGGCGGGTGCGCTGTTCCTGTTGATGTATGCGGCACAGACGGCCGCGCGGGCGCTGCGCCCAGGACAGTTGCTGGTCGCCACCAGCGGCCCCGGTACCAGCCTGCGCACCACGCTGGCCACGGTGGTGGCGCTCACCTGGCTCAACCCGCATGTGTACCTGGACACCGTGGTGCTGCTGGGCACCATGGCAACGCCCTACCCGGCCTGGGGCCGTGCGCTGTTTGCCGCAGGGGGCTCGCTGGCCAGCGCGCTGTGGTTCTTGTTGATTGGCCTCGGCGCCCGCTGGCTGGCGCCGCTGTTTGCCACCCCGGCGGCGTGGCGGGTGCTGGATGGGGTGACGGCCACCACCATGCTGGTGCTGGCGGGGGTGATGGCTTGGGGCAGCGCTGGATAAGGCCCCGCGGCCCAGCGCGCTCTGGTTTGGGAAGAGCTGCGAGGCGTGAAGCGCAGCAATAGCTGGTGCTATTGCGAGCATTCGCAACGCGGCAGATCGCCCAAGCAAGAGATGCGCTGCCCGCGAGGCCTTGTGCAGCGTTGCCTTAAGCTAAGAAGAATAAGTTCGTTTTCTAAAAGCGCCGCTTGGGGGATAGTCTGGCCATTCAGCATTTTTTGGCGTTTTTGCCTATCCTCCCGTCCATGCGCTTCAAACACCTACTCCTGGCCGCCGCCGTTGTTGCGGCACTGCCCCTGGCCGCACAGGCCAAGACCTTCCGCTGGTCCCGCTCGGTGGACATCTCCACCTGGGACATCCACACCCAGAACGTGGGCGTGAACAACACCATGCACGGCGCGGTGTACGACACGCTGGTGGAATACAACAGCAAGACCTTCAAGCCCGAGCCGTCGCTGGCCACCGAGTGGAAGCTCATCAAGCCCACGCAGCTGCGCCTGACGCTGCGCAAGGGCGTGAAGTTCAGCGATGGCAGCGAGTTCACCGCGGACGACGCCAAGTTCTCGCTGGAGCGGGCCAAGGCCAAAAGCTCCAACTTCGCGGTCTACACGCAGGGCATCGACCGTGTGGAAAAGGTCGATGCCTACACCATCGACATCCACTCCGACCTGCCCAACCCGGTGCTGGTGAACCAGCTCACCGAGCTGCGCATCATGAGCAAGGCCTGGGCCGAAAAGAACAAGTCGGTCGAGCCCAAGGACATCAAGACCAAGGACGAGAACTTTGCCCACCGCAACGCGCTGGGCACCGGCCCCTACCAGCTCAAGCAGTGGACGCCCGACCAGCGCGTGGTGCTGGAGCCCAACCCGCACTGGTGGGGCAAGGGCAAGTACCCCACCAACCTGACCGAGATCATCTACACCCCCATCAAGGCCGACGCCACGCGCACAGCGGCGCTGCTGTCGGGTGAGGTGGACTTTGTGATCGACCCCAGCCTGCAAGACCTGGCGCGCATCAAGCAGACGCCCAACCTGCAGGTGCTGGAGGGGCCGGAGTACCGCACCATCTTCCTGGGCCTGGATCAGTTCCGCGACGAGCTGCCCGGCTCGGACGTGAAGGGCAAGAACCCGCTGAAGGATCTGCGCGTGCGCAAGGCGCTGTACCAGGCCATCGACATCCAGTCCATCCAGCGCGTGGTGCTGCGTGGCCTGGCCCAGCCCACCGGCACGCTGATCGCGAACCAGGTCAACGGCTGGACCAAGAAGGCCGACGTGCGCTACCCCTACGACCCCAAGGCAGCGCAGAAACTGCTGGCCGATGCGGGCTACCCCAACGGGTTTGAGGTGGACTTTGCGTGCAGCGCGGGCCGCTACATCAACGACGAGCAGCTGTGCCAGGCCATCACCTCACACTGGGCCAAGGTGGGCGTGAAGGCCAAGCTGCGCTCGCTGCCATTTGCGACCTACTTCCCCATGATTCAGCGCAACGAGGCCAGCATCTACCTGCTGGGCTGGGGCGTGCCCACGTTTGACGCGTTCTACAGCCTGCAGTCGCTGGTGCGCTCGCCCGGTGCGGGCGGCGATGGCAACTTCAACCTGGGCCGCTTCTCTGACCCGCAGATGGACGCGCTGATCGAGCGTGTGAAGAAGGAGACGGACACTGCGACGCGCAACGGCCTGATCGAGCAGGCGTTGATCAAGGAGCATGAGCTGGTGTCGCACATCCCGCTGTACAACCAGGTGATTCCGTGGGCGGGTACCAAGAAGGTGGAGATCATCCATCGCGCGGACAACCGCATCGACTGGCGGTATTTGAAGGTGAACTGATCCCCGTCGCAAACAAAAAGCCCCGGTGCTTCTGACCCGAAGCACCGGGGCTTTTTTGCGCCTGCTGAAGGGGCGTATCAGGCCATTGCGCGCTGCACCGCCGGGCGCTGCAGCATGCGCTGCGTGTGTGCAAACACCTTCGGAAACTGGGTTATGTCCACACCGTCGCTGTGCAGCCAGGTGCCAATGGTGAACAGGTAGCCGTCGGCCACCGTGTATTGCTCGCCCATCACCCACGGACCCTGGTCCGCGTTCGGCAGGTAGTGGCTTTCGATGAGGTTGAAACAGTCGGTCATGTTCTGCGGCACCTTGCGCTGCATCGCG
Above is a window of Acidovorax sp. KKS102 DNA encoding:
- a CDS encoding MarR family winged helix-turn-helix transcriptional regulator; the encoded protein is MPPLARPDVFEALHDLMHAYRARMVRAMTSVHPDLTFNEVRALNFIGRHPGATQKELVRHSGADKAQVARMLGLLQDKGWLERQPHAEDRRSLCLTLSAEGQALYQALQAARQTLSAQVLAGCDDDTQAQLLTLLARVRGNLDALPPLETGEDCGHGKGRSSR
- a CDS encoding siderophore-interacting protein, which gives rise to MNAPLPLAATAPSLAIERIRHPLQGRHLQVVRRTQVSPGFVRLTLAGPELAGFVTAGFDDHLKLILPAPGQDRPTLPTLQDGRPVFDGPRPVLRDYTPARFDAAAGELDIEVALHDAGPATDWAASASVGQWVGIAGPRGSMVVPTGFDWHWLLGDETALPAIARRLAELPASAVATVRIQLNNPADQRVLASAAQVDLQWVSALPAAVEALSLPPGAGFVWAAGEHSDMAAVRRAMLAKPGVDPKRMRISAYWKRGAADHHEDLVSAAG
- a CDS encoding LysR family transcriptional regulator ArgP, with protein sequence MQLDSAQLNAFATVIDEGSFERAAAVLHVTRSAVSQRIKLLEERVGQVLVRRATPCTPTEAGQALYRHAREVALSEADALATIGGGQHSTTRLAIGVNADSLATWFPHAMAQAAEGQAITFDIHVEDQDHSANLLREGRVMAAVTADPQPVQGCQVLPLGTLRYRALASPAFMERHFAQGVNATTLAQAPMLVFNRKDALQARFVGRITRRKLAPPVHWLPEAHAFVKATRASLGWGMTPDPLVEDDLKSGALVELIANKPVDVPLYWQCWRLNVQALQHVTQAVQRAAALTLLR
- a CDS encoding LysE/ArgO family amino acid transporter is translated as MVSTAFVHGFTSTAMLIMAIGAQNAFVLRQGLRREHVMPVVLVCALSDAVLLQVGVWGMGGVLLARPEWAQFMRWAGALFLLMYAAQTAARALRPGQLLVATSGPGTSLRTTLATVVALTWLNPHVYLDTVVLLGTMATPYPAWGRALFAAGGSLASALWFLLIGLGARWLAPLFATPAAWRVLDGVTATTMLVLAGVMAWGSAG
- a CDS encoding ABC transporter substrate-binding protein, with the translated sequence MRFKHLLLAAAVVAALPLAAQAKTFRWSRSVDISTWDIHTQNVGVNNTMHGAVYDTLVEYNSKTFKPEPSLATEWKLIKPTQLRLTLRKGVKFSDGSEFTADDAKFSLERAKAKSSNFAVYTQGIDRVEKVDAYTIDIHSDLPNPVLVNQLTELRIMSKAWAEKNKSVEPKDIKTKDENFAHRNALGTGPYQLKQWTPDQRVVLEPNPHWWGKGKYPTNLTEIIYTPIKADATRTAALLSGEVDFVIDPSLQDLARIKQTPNLQVLEGPEYRTIFLGLDQFRDELPGSDVKGKNPLKDLRVRKALYQAIDIQSIQRVVLRGLAQPTGTLIANQVNGWTKKADVRYPYDPKAAQKLLADAGYPNGFEVDFACSAGRYINDEQLCQAITSHWAKVGVKAKLRSLPFATYFPMIQRNEASIYLLGWGVPTFDAFYSLQSLVRSPGAGGDGNFNLGRFSDPQMDALIERVKKETDTATRNGLIEQALIKEHELVSHIPLYNQVIPWAGTKKVEIIHRADNRIDWRYLKVN